Proteins from a single region of bacterium:
- a CDS encoding VOC family protein, whose product MPATCDHLLWAGPDLGRAVAGMARRTGIRPTFGGHHPDLGTQNAIAALGRRRFLEVIAPDPSLPAGALARRLAALPAPTLLMWAAATPSAAAIAARAEAEGYTSVVVDGHRPRPDGSIVRWTNVFVSGHGAGPLVPFFIEWHDGGHPASDAPSGLRLRSFAAETPQPAALRAVFEALEVRLPVRRGPAARLVALLDTPRGPVELSGP is encoded by the coding sequence GTGCCAGCCACGTGCGATCACCTGCTGTGGGCCGGCCCCGACCTCGGGCGGGCGGTGGCGGGCATGGCGCGGCGCACGGGCATCCGCCCCACGTTCGGCGGCCACCACCCGGACCTGGGCACGCAGAATGCCATCGCGGCGCTCGGACGGCGGCGCTTTCTCGAAGTCATCGCGCCCGATCCGTCGCTGCCCGCCGGCGCGCTCGCCCGACGACTCGCCGCGCTGCCGGCGCCGACGCTGCTCATGTGGGCCGCCGCCACGCCGAGCGCCGCCGCAATCGCCGCGCGCGCCGAGGCCGAGGGCTACACGAGCGTCGTCGTCGACGGCCATCGGCCGCGTCCGGACGGCTCGATCGTGCGCTGGACCAACGTCTTCGTGTCGGGGCACGGCGCGGGCCCGCTGGTGCCGTTCTTCATCGAGTGGCACGACGGCGGCCATCCGGCGTCCGACGCGCCGTCCGGCCTGCGGCTGCGCAGCTTCGCCGCCGAGACGCCGCAGCCCGCCGCCCTGCGCGCCGTCTTCGAGGCGCTCGAGGTGCGCCTGCCCGTGCGCCGCGGCCCGGCCGCCCGGCTCGTCGCCCTGCTCGACACCCCGCGCGGGCCGGTCGAGCTGAGCGGACCCTAG
- a CDS encoding AarF/ABC1/UbiB kinase family protein — MRDTEQFAFGDRGPWEIEPAAVAWRADVARLRAASREAVPAMVARRSMPPLGRFTEAAARIGGGLALWALRERRGDGVRSRQGLSRRLRRAFERLGPAYIKLGQIVSSGHGLFPPELVEEFKKCRDQVPPEPFDVVRRVVEEDLGAPLESVFASFERVCLAAASIAQVHAARLRTGEDVVVKVQRPAVARRVHEDVAAMAWIAPLLVGRIPVAALANPPALVELFAETIVEELDFRLEAENMLDVARVLCEAGQRIVVVPRPHPTLVTRRVLVMERLHGFKYDDVAGMRAAGVDTEAVVHSLLIAFLEGAMIFGVFHGDLHGGNLFVMRDGRVALFDYGITGRMDEPQRLAFLRMMMTGAVNDVRGQLEAFRDLGALPPDADLDEVMRLLRIDEPVQDPTKLSSEDLVHEIQRLLKGLLGLGARLPKHLMLYVKGMLFFDGAITTLAPDVNLLDEVVRIYGYFAVNHGARIMGDIGFDPTRTTVDLDGIRRAVGLDGEVASLTQREVQERRAVIQQRLEEAGRR; from the coding sequence GTGCGCGACACGGAGCAGTTCGCCTTCGGCGACCGAGGACCCTGGGAGATCGAGCCGGCCGCCGTCGCGTGGCGGGCGGACGTGGCGCGGCTGCGCGCGGCCTCCCGGGAGGCGGTGCCGGCCATGGTCGCGCGCCGCTCAATGCCCCCGCTCGGGCGCTTCACGGAGGCGGCGGCGCGGATCGGCGGCGGGCTCGCGCTGTGGGCGCTGCGCGAGCGCCGCGGGGACGGCGTCCGCTCGCGCCAGGGGCTCTCGCGGCGGCTCCGTCGTGCCTTCGAGCGCCTCGGCCCGGCCTACATCAAGCTCGGCCAGATCGTGTCGTCCGGGCACGGGCTCTTCCCGCCGGAGCTGGTCGAGGAGTTCAAGAAGTGCCGCGACCAGGTGCCGCCGGAGCCGTTCGACGTCGTTCGCCGCGTCGTCGAGGAGGACCTCGGCGCGCCGCTCGAATCGGTGTTCGCCTCGTTCGAGCGCGTCTGTCTCGCGGCGGCGTCGATCGCGCAGGTGCACGCGGCGCGACTGCGCACCGGCGAGGACGTCGTCGTGAAGGTGCAGCGGCCGGCGGTCGCGCGGCGGGTGCACGAGGACGTCGCCGCCATGGCCTGGATCGCCCCGCTCCTCGTCGGCCGCATCCCGGTGGCCGCGCTCGCGAACCCGCCCGCGCTGGTCGAGCTGTTCGCCGAGACCATCGTCGAGGAGCTCGACTTCCGGCTCGAGGCCGAGAACATGCTCGACGTCGCCCGCGTCCTGTGCGAGGCGGGGCAGCGCATCGTCGTGGTGCCGCGGCCGCATCCCACGCTGGTCACGCGCCGCGTGCTCGTGATGGAGCGCCTGCACGGCTTCAAGTACGACGACGTCGCCGGCATGCGGGCGGCGGGCGTCGATACCGAGGCGGTCGTGCACTCGCTGCTCATCGCCTTCCTCGAGGGCGCGATGATCTTCGGCGTCTTCCACGGCGACCTCCACGGCGGCAACCTCTTCGTCATGCGCGACGGCCGCGTCGCGCTGTTCGACTACGGCATCACCGGGCGCATGGACGAGCCCCAGCGTCTCGCGTTCCTGCGCATGATGATGACGGGGGCGGTGAACGACGTCCGCGGGCAGCTCGAGGCCTTTCGTGATCTCGGCGCGCTGCCGCCCGACGCCGATCTCGACGAGGTCATGCGCCTGCTGCGCATCGACGAGCCCGTGCAGGATCCGACCAAGCTCTCGAGCGAGGACCTGGTGCACGAGATCCAGCGGCTCCTGAAGGGTCTCCTCGGCCTGGGCGCCCGCCTGCCGAAGCATCTCATGCTCTACGTGAAGGGCATGCTCTTCTTCGACGGCGCCATCACCACGCTCGCGCCCGACGTCAACCTGCTCGACGAGGTCGTGCGCATCTACGGCTACTTCGCGGTGAACCACGGCGCGCGCATCATGGGCGACATCGGCTTCGATCCGACGCGGACGACGGTCGACCTCGACGGCATCCGCCGCGCCGTGGGACTCGACGGCGAGGTGGCGTCGCTGACCCAGCGCGAGGTGCAGGAGCGCCGTGCCGTGATCCAGCAGCGCCTCGAAGAGGCGGGGCGGCGCTAG
- a CDS encoding choice-of-anchor A family protein: MVLPKSSRVRLAAALLVPVLALTLATPARADVAAALAAMAHYDLITLEDLSTSSEVEGRTWVGGSIVSGTSANFAIHLAVPPNDDTLVVVGQIVAGNPLQLQSGSARVGGSTNGRTINFNGGGALVPDPSLSDAQMTADLQGATATIGAMPANNAVTLPGDQPGPARFQVTTTDACGTAVFTVAASALFGNSKVQQIELTPGSAQTIVINVTGTTVDWQFGNLVSAFTQATWRSRVLWNFPQATSINLNARNLMGAILAPYAAVTTQANIDGSTAVRALTTSSEIHQPEFTGNLACLPTTTTTLPTTTTTLATTTTTTSTSTTTLPTTTTTLATTTTTTSTSSTTTTVDPTTTTSTSTTTTSSTTTTTVPDQACGCAAAFRVAYESKINNDASVSGGVTVNMPRGRINTGRNVRFADGSVLVADRVSLGHAVDAFSVLANTLSIGQNGVVRGATGPAPALPLAEPFCEIPTFTCGGDEIRVLPGTTVGPLAPGRYGSVRILNGGTLLLAPGTYEFCSVTMGRGARLATDGVTTLNVVSKLTVGSGSRLTPADPQGPMPVINLAGHSGRVSQGAVLRAALNAPHAKLTFGRDSTLLGCFCASRQKSDKHITLACVL; encoded by the coding sequence ATGGTCCTTCCCAAGTCGAGCCGTGTCCGGCTCGCCGCCGCCCTCCTCGTCCCCGTTCTCGCCCTCACCCTCGCGACCCCGGCCCGCGCCGACGTCGCCGCCGCACTCGCGGCGATGGCCCACTACGACCTCATCACGCTCGAGGATCTGTCGACGAGCTCCGAGGTCGAAGGCCGCACGTGGGTCGGCGGCAGCATCGTCAGCGGCACCTCCGCGAACTTTGCGATCCACCTCGCGGTGCCGCCGAACGACGACACGCTCGTCGTCGTCGGCCAGATCGTCGCCGGCAACCCGCTCCAGCTCCAGAGCGGCAGCGCGCGCGTCGGCGGCAGCACCAACGGCCGCACGATCAACTTCAACGGCGGCGGCGCCCTCGTCCCCGATCCGTCGCTGTCCGACGCGCAGATGACCGCCGACCTCCAGGGCGCCACGGCCACCATCGGCGCGATGCCTGCCAACAACGCGGTGACGCTGCCGGGTGACCAGCCCGGGCCGGCCCGCTTCCAGGTGACGACGACCGACGCCTGCGGCACCGCGGTGTTCACGGTCGCGGCGTCCGCGCTCTTCGGCAACTCGAAGGTGCAGCAGATCGAGCTCACGCCCGGAAGCGCGCAGACGATCGTCATCAACGTCACGGGCACGACGGTCGACTGGCAGTTCGGCAACCTGGTCAGCGCCTTCACGCAGGCGACCTGGCGCAGTCGGGTGCTGTGGAACTTCCCCCAAGCCACCAGCATCAATCTCAACGCGCGCAACCTGATGGGCGCCATCCTGGCGCCGTACGCCGCCGTGACGACCCAGGCCAACATCGACGGCTCGACCGCGGTCCGCGCGCTGACGACGTCCTCGGAGATCCACCAGCCCGAGTTCACCGGCAACCTCGCGTGCCTCCCGACCACCACGACGACGCTGCCGACCACGACGACGACGCTGGCGACGACCACCACGACGACGTCGACGAGCACCACGACGCTGCCGACCACGACGACGACGCTGGCGACGACCACCACGACGACGTCGACGAGCAGCACCACGACCACCGTGGACCCGACCACGACCACGTCGACGTCCACGACCACGACGAGCAGCACGACGACCACGACCGTGCCCGACCAGGCGTGCGGCTGCGCCGCCGCCTTCCGCGTCGCGTACGAGTCGAAGATCAACAACGACGCCTCGGTGAGCGGCGGCGTCACGGTCAACATGCCGCGCGGACGCATCAACACCGGACGCAACGTGCGCTTCGCCGACGGCAGCGTGCTGGTCGCCGATCGGGTGTCGCTGGGACATGCGGTCGACGCGTTCTCCGTGCTGGCGAACACGCTGTCGATCGGCCAGAACGGCGTCGTGCGCGGCGCGACCGGTCCCGCGCCGGCGCTGCCGCTGGCGGAGCCGTTCTGCGAGATCCCGACGTTCACCTGCGGCGGCGACGAGATCCGCGTCCTCCCGGGGACCACCGTCGGGCCGCTGGCGCCCGGCCGCTACGGCAGCGTGCGCATCCTGAACGGCGGGACGCTGCTGCTTGCCCCGGGCACCTACGAGTTCTGCAGCGTCACCATGGGACGCGGTGCCCGGCTGGCCACCGACGGCGTCACGACGCTGAACGTAGTCTCGAAGCTCACCGTCGGGTCGGGCTCGCGTCTGACCCCGGCCGACCCGCAGGGTCCGATGCCGGTCATCAACCTGGCCGGACACTCGGGCCGCGTCAGCCAGGGGGCGGTGCTGCGCGCGGCGCTGAACGCCCCGCACGCGAAGCTGACCTTCGGGCGTGACTCGACGCTGCTCGGCTGCTTCTGCGCCAGCCGCCAGAAGTCCGACAAGCACATCACCCTCGCCTGCGTGCTCTGA
- a CDS encoding BON domain-containing protein: MRDDEALREQIDVLVAETLVVDPVDLAVVVDAGVVRLEGTVDDADERAAIETRVRALSGVRAVDNRLRVRERAEP, from the coding sequence ATGCGAGACGATGAAGCGCTGCGCGAGCAGATCGACGTGCTCGTCGCCGAGACCCTGGTGGTCGATCCCGTCGACCTCGCGGTGGTCGTCGACGCGGGCGTCGTGCGTCTCGAAGGCACCGTCGACGACGCCGACGAGCGCGCCGCGATCGAGACGCGCGTGCGCGCGCTGAGCGGCGTTCGCGCGGTCGACAATCGTTTGCGCGTGCGCGAGCGGGCGGAGCCTTGA